One window of Nostoc sp. C052 genomic DNA carries:
- a CDS encoding TetR/AcrR family transcriptional regulator — protein MSKQINSTSGRPRSIHADQAILQATLDLLAEVGYENMSIEAIASRAGVGKTTIYRRYTSKEELVADAIESLRDDVAIPDTGSFWGDMDILINNAAKKIDSPLGRQTLALIISTASSNPQFAEVYWTKYTKLRREALSKVLERAKSRAEIHKDADIELIIDLLSGSLYYALIFKPITEPVEAYMRRTMNLLLKGIGYGA, from the coding sequence ATGAGTAAGCAAATTAATAGCACTTCTGGACGCCCACGCAGCATCCACGCTGACCAGGCTATTCTGCAAGCAACTTTGGATTTGCTTGCAGAGGTAGGGTATGAAAATATGAGTATAGAAGCGATCGCTTCTCGTGCTGGAGTTGGTAAAACAACAATCTATCGGCGTTACACTTCCAAAGAAGAACTAGTTGCAGATGCGATCGAAAGTCTGAGAGATGATGTAGCGATCCCCGATACTGGCAGCTTTTGGGGAGACATGGATATCCTGATTAATAATGCCGCCAAAAAAATAGATAGTCCCCTTGGTCGTCAGACACTCGCCCTGATTATTAGTACAGCGTCTAGCAATCCTCAGTTTGCCGAGGTCTATTGGACAAAATATACAAAACTCCGACGTGAAGCCTTGTCTAAAGTACTTGAGCGTGCCAAATCTAGAGCCGAAATTCACAAGGATGCGGACATTGAGCTAATTATCGACCTTTTAAGTGGGTCACTGTACTATGCACTTATTTTTAAACCCATCACCGAGCCAGTAGAAGCGTATATGCGCCGCACAATGAATCTTCTGCTCAAAGGCATTGGGTATGGGGC